In Anaerolineae bacterium, the sequence GAAAAACGAAAGCCCGCAGTGAAGACACTGCGGGCGCAGCAGGCCAGCCTCACTCTGCGAGTACAGGGTCCTCCTACAGGGGGCCCAATACCCCGCTCCCAGATAACGGTGGAGTCTCCGTCTACCCTACTCCGAAGCCCTCGGGCTCCGTTTCAGTTCGCAGCTCCCGGGTCCATTCTGTCTCGGCGCCGACATCGGGCTCTCACCTGCCCCCGACTCTCTGAGCCCCGCTTCGAGACGTACTAGTCCCGCTCTCCGCCTTGTCGCTATACGATTGGCGCGAGTATACGCTTCCCCCTCGCTTCTGTCAAGCAGCGCAGAAGGCTGATTCCGGCAGACGAGCCCTAGGGCGTGACTCCCCCGGCGCATCCCGGAGCTGGGGCCTGCAGAGGCGGCTCGTCGCTTCGCTGAGGTGGACGGGGACAAATCCAGCTCCCCGGGCCTGGGTTCGCGCCGGTGTCGTCCCCTCCGACTCTCCCGTCTACCGCGAGGCCCTGGCCGCCTTCGACGGTGGCGGTCGACCGACAGCAAGGTCGGAGGCGCCGGCGTTCGTCTTACCGCGAGTAGGGATCGGCTGCGTCCCGCAGGCCGTCGCCCATGAAGTTGAAGGCCAGCACTGCCACCACCACGGCGATGCCGGGGTAGAGCAGCCATGGCGCCTCGTTCAGCACCCGGATGGCCTGCGCTTCCTTGAGGAGCACACCCCAGCTGATGGCAGGTGGCTGCAGCCCCAGGCCAATGAAAGAGAGGCTCGTTTCGCCCAGTATCATGCCGGGGATCGACAGGCTGAGGTCCGCGATCAGGTAGCTGGCGAAGGAGGGCACCATGTGGCGGAACACGATGCGCAGCTCCTTTGCACCCAGCAGCCGGGCCGCCATCACGAAGTCCTCCTCTCGCAGGGACATGAACTTGCTGCGTACCACCCGTGCAAGCCCGGTCCATCCCAGGAGGGAGAGTATGACCACAATGGCGAAGTAGTTCTGTACCACCGACCACGTGGGCGGCAGGGCGGCGCTCAGCCCCATCCACAGCGGCAGGGTGGGCACCGAACGCATGAACTCGATGACACGCTGCAGGGTGATGTCGAATACCCCACCGTAGTAGCCTGACAACCCTCCGAGGAGGATTCCCAGGACGAAGGATATGGCGATGCCCAACAGGCCCACGGATAGGGAGATGCGCCCGCCGTAGATGAGGCGCGAGAGCATGTCCCGTCCCTGCTTGTCGGTCCCCAGAAGGAAAACGGTCCCTCCTTCGTCTGTCCCGATCAGGTGAACATCGGTGTCGATCAGGCCCAATAGCTTGTAGGGGGCGCCACGGACGAAGAAGCGGATCGGGTACACGACCGAGGTGTCCACCTCATACTCGACGCGCAGGGTCTCCATATTGAGCGTTCCCGTCATAGCGTACGTGAACGGAGGCAGGTGGAAGTTGCCCTCACTGTCCACGAAGTGGAGCTTCTGGGGCGGCGCGTAGATGAACCGCTTGTCGCTCTGGGTGGCGTTGTAAGGAGAGAAGAACTCGGCAAAGACGACCATCGTGTACATGATGCCGAGCACCACGGCGGAGATCACCGCCAGCCTGTGCTTCCGGAAGCGCCACCAGACAAGCTTCCACTGAGAGGCAACGAAGATGGACTCCGCCGCCTCGGTTTCCACCGTCTCGATCGCTTGCCCGTCTTCGGCCCGGATCTCTAGGTCTGCCATCTTCCTACACCGACTCCTTTATCCTCGGGTCAACCACTGCCAGCAGCAGATCGGATATCAGGGTGCCCACAACCGTTAGAGCACTCAGGATGAGAACAATGCTTCCGGCCAGGAACATGTCCTGG encodes:
- a CDS encoding ABC transporter permease, which encodes MADLEIRAEDGQAIETVETEAAESIFVASQWKLVWWRFRKHRLAVISAVVLGIMYTMVVFAEFFSPYNATQSDKRFIYAPPQKLHFVDSEGNFHLPPFTYAMTGTLNMETLRVEYEVDTSVVYPIRFFVRGAPYKLLGLIDTDVHLIGTDEGGTVFLLGTDKQGRDMLSRLIYGGRISLSVGLLGIAISFVLGILLGGLSGYYGGVFDITLQRVIEFMRSVPTLPLWMGLSAALPPTWSVVQNYFAIVVILSLLGWTGLARVVRSKFMSLREEDFVMAARLLGAKELRIVFRHMVPSFASYLIADLSLSIPGMILGETSLSFIGLGLQPPAISWGVLLKEAQAIRVLNEAPWLLYPGIAVVVAVLAFNFMGDGLRDAADPYSR